From one Oceanimonas doudoroffii genomic stretch:
- a CDS encoding ROK family protein, whose protein sequence is MVYGLDIGGTKTAFGVFDEQFRPVETTQHPTPDSYDAFVGLVCALVLKADQRVGTRGRVGLGFPGVLNAEGRLLAPNVPAIHERDLLTDLQARLERPLTGDNDANCFLLSEYHGGAVAGSRLALGLTLGTGVGGALIQDGRLVNSRRGGSGEFGHGPIGAALLARHSNLPLFDCGCGLSGCLETYVSGTGLARLYRHCGGREQTGQAIITAWRRGEAEAVQAMTLYLEVLAAGLGALMTQLDPDAVVLGGGLGEAAWLYDELATRLPAHMMRGIAPAPLRPPVFGGAGGVRGAALLTSRPDSPFSSPA, encoded by the coding sequence ATGGTGTACGGCCTGGATATCGGCGGCACCAAGACCGCCTTTGGCGTCTTTGACGAGCAGTTTCGGCCGGTGGAAACCACGCAGCATCCCACGCCCGACAGTTACGACGCCTTTGTCGGGCTGGTTTGTGCCCTGGTGCTGAAGGCCGATCAACGGGTTGGCACGCGCGGCCGAGTGGGGCTGGGCTTTCCCGGGGTGCTTAATGCCGAGGGACGCCTGCTGGCGCCCAATGTGCCGGCCATTCACGAGCGGGATCTGCTGACGGATCTGCAGGCGCGGCTCGAGCGGCCCCTGACGGGGGACAACGACGCCAACTGCTTTTTGCTGTCGGAATACCATGGCGGCGCCGTGGCCGGCAGCCGGCTGGCGCTGGGACTGACCCTGGGCACCGGCGTGGGGGGAGCCCTGATCCAGGATGGCCGCCTGGTCAACAGCCGGCGCGGCGGCAGTGGTGAATTCGGCCATGGCCCTATCGGCGCGGCCCTGCTGGCCCGCCACTCGAATTTGCCGCTGTTTGACTGTGGCTGTGGCCTCAGCGGCTGCCTCGAGACCTATGTGTCCGGCACCGGCCTGGCCCGGCTGTATCGTCACTGCGGCGGCCGCGAGCAAACTGGCCAGGCTATTATTACCGCCTGGCGGCGGGGGGAAGCCGAAGCGGTGCAGGCCATGACACTGTATCTGGAGGTGCTGGCGGCGGGACTGGGGGCATTAATGACCCAGCTTGACCCCGATGCCGTGGTGCTGGGCGGCGGGCTGGGAGAAGCGGCCTGGCTTTATGACGAGCTGGCCACGCGCCTGCCAGCCCATATGATGCGGGGCATTGCCCCCGCGCCCTTGCGGCCACCGGTGTTTGGTGGCGCCGGGGGGGTACGGGGAGCGGCATTATTGACCAGCCGGCCGGATTCGCCATTCAGCTCACCGGCGTAA
- a CDS encoding FKBP-type peptidyl-prolyl cis-trans isomerase, giving the protein MSSYETVEQKASYGIGRQIGDQLAQQPFEGMDIAAVQQGLADSLNGEEFAVSREDINAAFGVITERMKAEQASQSAKAKEEEAAFLSANGERAEVQQTESGLQYEVLTVGEGAKPAATDTVRVHYHGTFVDGSVFDSSVLRGEPAQFPVNGVIKGWVEALQLMPVGSKWKLYVPHHLAYGEQGAGSIPPCSTLVFEVELLEIA; this is encoded by the coding sequence ATGTCGTCATACGAGACAGTAGAACAGAAAGCCAGCTATGGCATTGGCCGTCAGATTGGTGACCAACTGGCCCAACAGCCGTTTGAAGGTATGGACATTGCTGCGGTACAGCAGGGTCTGGCCGACTCCCTTAACGGTGAAGAGTTCGCCGTGTCCCGGGAAGACATCAATGCCGCCTTTGGCGTGATCACCGAGCGCATGAAGGCTGAACAGGCTTCTCAGTCTGCCAAGGCCAAGGAAGAAGAAGCCGCCTTTCTGAGCGCCAACGGCGAGCGCGCCGAAGTGCAGCAGACCGAATCCGGCCTGCAGTACGAAGTGCTGACCGTGGGCGAAGGTGCCAAGCCGGCCGCTACCGACACCGTGCGCGTACACTACCACGGCACCTTTGTGGACGGCTCCGTGTTCGACAGCTCCGTGCTGCGTGGCGAGCCGGCCCAGTTCCCGGTGAACGGCGTGATCAAGGGCTGGGTTGAAGCCCTGCAACTGATGCCGGTTGGCTCCAAGTGGAAGCTGTACGTACCCCATCACCTGGCCTATGGTGAGCAGGGCGCCGGCTCCATTCCGCCGTGCTCTACCCTGGTCTTTGAAGTCGAACTGCTCGAGATCGCCTGA
- the dapB gene encoding 4-hydroxy-tetrahydrodipicolinate reductase, protein MSNPVRIAIAGCNGRMGKVLVESVTNTDGVVLTAAIEHAGSSVLGADAGELANVGRLNVPVTASLAEVIDQVDVIIDFTRPEATLANIALARQHGKRLVIGTTGFSEEQKADIQAATADTAMVMASNYSVGVNLVFKLLEQAAKVMGDYTDIEIVEAHHRHKVDAPSGTALSMGEVIANTLGRDLKTCAVYGREGITGERDSNTIGFATIRAGDVVGEHTALFADIGERVEITHKASNRLTFANGAVRAAAWIAGQPAGLFDMQDVLGLK, encoded by the coding sequence ATGAGCAATCCGGTTCGCATCGCCATTGCCGGCTGTAATGGCCGCATGGGCAAGGTACTGGTTGAATCCGTTACCAACACCGACGGGGTGGTGCTGACTGCCGCCATCGAGCATGCCGGCTCCAGCGTGCTGGGCGCCGATGCCGGCGAGCTGGCCAATGTCGGCCGGTTGAATGTGCCGGTGACCGCCAGTCTGGCCGAGGTAATCGATCAGGTCGACGTGATCATTGACTTCACCCGTCCGGAAGCCACCCTGGCCAATATTGCCCTGGCGCGGCAGCACGGCAAGCGCCTGGTGATCGGTACCACCGGCTTCAGCGAGGAGCAAAAGGCCGACATTCAGGCCGCCACCGCCGACACCGCCATGGTGATGGCGTCCAACTACAGTGTGGGCGTTAACCTGGTGTTCAAGCTGCTGGAGCAGGCGGCAAAAGTGATGGGGGATTACACCGATATCGAGATTGTGGAAGCCCATCACCGCCACAAGGTGGATGCGCCCTCGGGCACCGCGCTCAGCATGGGTGAGGTGATCGCCAACACCCTGGGACGGGATCTGAAGACGTGCGCCGTTTATGGTCGTGAAGGTATCACCGGTGAGCGGGATTCAAACACCATCGGCTTTGCTACCATTCGCGCCGGCGATGTGGTGGGAGAGCACACCGCGCTGTTTGCCGATATCGGCGAGCGGGTAGAGATCACCCACAAGGCATCCAACCGGCTGACGTTTGCCAATGGTGCCGTGCGTGCCGCGGCCTGGATTGCCGGCCAGCCGGCGGGGCTGTTTGATATGCAGGATGTACTGGGGCTGAAATAA
- the carA gene encoding glutamine-hydrolyzing carbamoyl-phosphate synthase small subunit translates to MNHSALLVLEDGSVFRGTAIGADGCSVGEVVFNTSMTGYQEILTDPSYARQIVTLTYPHIGNTGTNAEDEESDRVHAQGLIIRDLPLIASNFRNQRTLSDYLKAHNIVGIADIDTRKLTRVLREKGSLAGCILAGVDLDEAKALAEAKGFPGLKGMDLAKVVSTASQYQWREGSWQLGQGHSQPTDAELPYHVVAYDFGAKRNILRMLVDRGCRLTVVPAQTPAAEVLAMNPDGIFLSNGPGDPEPCDYAIEAIKTFLETDIPVFGICLGHQLLGLASGAKTVKMGHGHHGANHPVKDLDRNVVMITSQNHGFAVDGDTLPETLRTTHVSLFDGTLQGIHRTDKPAFSFQGHPEASPGPHDAAPLFDHFIELIKKYRA, encoded by the coding sequence TTGAATCACTCAGCGCTGCTCGTATTGGAAGATGGCTCGGTCTTCCGCGGTACAGCCATTGGCGCCGACGGTTGTTCCGTTGGTGAGGTGGTATTCAACACGTCGATGACGGGATACCAGGAAATCCTTACCGATCCATCCTATGCCCGCCAGATCGTCACGCTCACTTATCCTCATATAGGCAATACCGGCACTAACGCCGAAGATGAAGAATCCGACCGGGTTCACGCTCAGGGGCTGATCATTCGCGATCTTCCGCTGATTGCCTCCAACTTCCGCAATCAGCGTACCCTGTCCGACTATCTCAAGGCTCACAACATAGTGGGTATTGCCGATATCGATACCCGCAAGCTGACCCGCGTTTTGCGCGAAAAGGGCTCCCTGGCCGGCTGCATTCTGGCTGGAGTCGACCTGGATGAGGCCAAAGCTTTGGCCGAGGCCAAAGGGTTCCCCGGCCTCAAGGGCATGGATCTGGCCAAGGTGGTGTCTACCGCCAGCCAGTATCAATGGCGCGAAGGCAGCTGGCAGCTGGGCCAAGGCCACAGCCAGCCCACCGACGCCGAGCTGCCCTACCACGTGGTGGCCTATGACTTCGGCGCCAAGCGCAACATTCTGCGCATGCTGGTGGATCGCGGCTGCCGCCTGACCGTGGTGCCGGCTCAGACTCCGGCCGCCGAGGTGCTGGCGATGAACCCGGACGGCATCTTCCTGTCCAATGGCCCCGGCGACCCCGAGCCCTGTGATTACGCCATCGAGGCCATCAAGACCTTCCTGGAAACCGACATTCCGGTGTTCGGCATTTGTCTGGGCCATCAGCTGCTGGGCCTGGCCAGCGGTGCCAAGACCGTGAAAATGGGCCATGGTCACCACGGCGCCAACCACCCGGTGAAGGATCTGGACCGCAACGTGGTGATGATCACCTCCCAGAACCACGGCTTCGCCGTTGACGGCGACACCCTGCCCGAGACGCTGCGCACCACCCATGTGTCGCTGTTCGACGGCACCCTGCAGGGTATTCATCGCACCGACAAGCCGGCGTTCTCCTTCCAGGGGCACCCCGAGGCGAGCCCGGGTCCGCACGATGCGGCGCCGCTGTTTGACCATTTCATCGAACTGATCAAGAAATACCGCGCATAA
- the carB gene encoding carbamoyl-phosphate synthase large subunit has protein sequence MPKRTDIQSILILGAGPIVIGQACEFDYSGAQACKALREEGYRVILVNSNPATIMTDPEMADATYIEPIDWQVVRKIIEKERPDAVLPTMGGQTALNCALELEKHGVLAEFGVEMIGATADAIDKAEDRHRFDQAMKSIGLECPRAGIAHNMDEAYGVLDQVGFPCIIRPSFTMGGTGGGIAYNREEFEEICTRGLDLSPTNELLIDESLIGWKEYEMEVVRDRNDNCIIVCAIENFDAMGVHTGDSITVAPAQTLTDKEYQLMRNASMAVLREIGVETGGSNVQFGVNPKDGRMVIIEMNPRVSRSSALASKATGFPIAKVAAKLAIGYTLDELQNDITGGLTPASFEPAIDYVVTKIPRFNFEKFAGANDRLTTQMKSVGEVMAIGRNFQESVQKALRGLETGMNGFDPVVDLNDTESLSRIRHELQDPGAERIWYIADAFRAGMSVDGVFKLTNVDRWFLVQIEELVKLEEQVKEAGMAGLTPELLRALKRKGFADARLGKLLGVSEGEVRKLRHRHEIFPVYKRVDTCAAEFATNTAYMYSSYDEECEANPTDKDKIIVLGGGPNRIGQGIEFDYCCVHASLALREDGFETIMVNCNPETVSTDYDTSDRLYFEPVTLEDVLEIVRVEQPKGVIVQYGGQTPLKLARALEAAGVPIIGTSPDAIDRAEDRERFQQAVDRLGLKQPQNATVTALDQAVNLAVDIGYPLVVRPSYVLGGRAMEIVYDEQDLRRYFNEAVSVSNESPVLLDRFLDDATEVDIDAICDGKDVVIGGIMEHIEQAGVHSGDSGCSLPPYTLSQSIQDQMREQVRKLALELGVVGLMNVQFAVKDNEIYLIEVNPRAARTVPFVSKATGVPLAKVAARAMAGKSLAEQGVTEEIIPPYYSVKEVVLPFNKFPGVDPLLGPEMRSTGEVMGVGETFAEAFGKAHLGAGKAVPKEGRALLSVRHSDKQRVVDLAASLIEAGYQIDATHGTAVVLGEANINPRLVNKVHEGRPHILDRIKNNEYTYIVNTAEGRQAIEDSRQLRRGALAQKLSYTTTLNGAFATVMAMAHDATESVISVQEMHARVANGK, from the coding sequence ATGCCAAAACGTACAGACATACAGAGCATTCTGATCCTGGGCGCCGGTCCCATCGTGATCGGTCAGGCCTGTGAATTCGACTACTCCGGCGCCCAGGCCTGCAAGGCCCTGCGCGAAGAAGGCTACCGCGTCATTCTGGTGAACTCCAACCCGGCCACCATCATGACCGATCCGGAGATGGCCGACGCCACCTACATCGAGCCCATCGACTGGCAGGTGGTGCGCAAAATCATCGAGAAAGAGCGCCCGGATGCGGTGCTGCCCACCATGGGTGGTCAGACCGCGCTGAACTGCGCCCTGGAGCTGGAAAAGCACGGCGTGCTGGCAGAGTTCGGTGTGGAAATGATCGGCGCCACCGCCGATGCCATCGACAAGGCCGAAGACCGCCACCGTTTCGACCAGGCCATGAAAAGCATCGGCCTGGAGTGCCCCCGCGCCGGCATCGCCCACAACATGGACGAAGCCTACGGCGTGCTGGATCAAGTGGGTTTCCCCTGCATCATTCGCCCCAGCTTCACCATGGGCGGCACCGGTGGCGGCATCGCCTACAACCGGGAAGAATTTGAAGAAATTTGTACCCGTGGCCTGGATCTGTCGCCCACCAACGAGCTGCTCATCGACGAGTCCCTGATCGGCTGGAAAGAGTACGAGATGGAAGTGGTGCGGGATCGCAACGACAACTGCATCATCGTCTGCGCCATCGAAAACTTCGACGCCATGGGCGTGCACACCGGTGACTCCATTACCGTGGCGCCGGCCCAGACCCTGACCGACAAGGAATACCAGCTGATGCGCAACGCCTCCATGGCGGTGCTGCGTGAAATCGGCGTGGAAACCGGCGGCTCCAACGTGCAGTTCGGTGTCAATCCGAAAGACGGCCGCATGGTCATCATCGAGATGAACCCCCGAGTGTCCCGCTCGTCCGCCCTGGCGTCCAAGGCCACCGGCTTTCCCATCGCCAAGGTGGCGGCCAAGCTGGCCATCGGTTACACCCTGGATGAGCTGCAGAACGACATCACCGGCGGCCTGACTCCGGCGTCCTTTGAGCCGGCCATCGACTACGTCGTGACCAAGATTCCGCGCTTCAACTTTGAGAAGTTCGCCGGCGCCAACGACCGCCTGACCACCCAGATGAAGTCCGTGGGTGAAGTCATGGCCATCGGCCGTAACTTCCAGGAGTCGGTGCAGAAGGCCCTGCGCGGCCTGGAAACCGGCATGAACGGTTTCGATCCCGTGGTTGACCTGAACGACACCGAAAGCCTGTCCCGCATTCGCCACGAACTGCAGGACCCGGGTGCCGAGCGTATCTGGTACATCGCCGATGCCTTCCGCGCCGGCATGTCCGTGGACGGCGTGTTCAAGCTGACCAACGTCGACCGCTGGTTCCTGGTGCAGATCGAAGAGCTGGTGAAGCTGGAAGAGCAGGTGAAGGAAGCCGGCATGGCCGGGCTGACCCCCGAGCTGCTGCGCGCGCTCAAGCGCAAGGGCTTTGCCGATGCCCGCCTGGGCAAGCTGCTGGGCGTGAGCGAAGGCGAAGTGCGCAAGCTGCGTCACCGCCACGAAATCTTCCCGGTGTACAAGCGGGTGGATACCTGTGCCGCCGAGTTCGCCACCAACACCGCCTACATGTACTCCAGCTACGACGAAGAGTGCGAGGCCAACCCGACCGATAAAGACAAGATCATCGTATTGGGTGGCGGCCCCAACCGTATCGGTCAGGGTATCGAATTCGACTACTGCTGCGTGCATGCTTCCCTGGCGCTGCGTGAAGACGGTTTTGAAACCATCATGGTCAACTGTAACCCCGAGACCGTGTCCACCGATTACGACACCTCCGACCGTCTCTATTTTGAGCCGGTCACCCTGGAAGACGTGTTGGAAATCGTGCGGGTCGAGCAGCCCAAGGGCGTGATCGTGCAGTACGGCGGTCAGACTCCGCTGAAACTGGCCCGTGCCCTGGAAGCGGCCGGTGTGCCCATTATCGGCACCAGCCCCGACGCCATCGACCGCGCCGAAGACCGCGAGCGTTTCCAGCAGGCGGTAGACCGTCTGGGCCTGAAGCAGCCCCAGAACGCCACCGTGACCGCCCTGGATCAGGCCGTAAACCTGGCCGTGGACATCGGTTACCCGCTAGTGGTGCGTCCGTCCTATGTACTGGGCGGCCGGGCCATGGAAATCGTCTATGACGAGCAGGATCTGCGCCGTTACTTCAACGAAGCGGTGAGTGTGTCCAACGAGTCTCCGGTGCTGCTGGATCGCTTCCTGGACGACGCCACCGAGGTGGACATCGACGCCATCTGCGACGGCAAGGACGTGGTCATCGGCGGCATCATGGAGCATATCGAGCAGGCCGGCGTTCACTCCGGCGACTCCGGTTGCTCGTTGCCGCCCTACACCCTGAGTCAGTCCATTCAGGATCAGATGCGTGAACAGGTGCGCAAGCTGGCCCTGGAGCTGGGCGTGGTTGGCCTGATGAACGTGCAGTTCGCGGTCAAGGACAACGAGATTTACCTGATCGAGGTCAACCCCCGTGCCGCCCGTACCGTGCCGTTTGTGTCCAAGGCCACCGGTGTGCCCCTGGCCAAGGTGGCTGCCCGGGCCATGGCCGGCAAGTCCCTGGCCGAGCAGGGTGTGACCGAGGAAATCATTCCGCCTTACTACTCCGTCAAGGAAGTGGTACTGCCGTTCAACAAGTTCCCCGGCGTTGACCCGCTGCTGGGCCCGGAAATGCGCAGCACCGGTGAGGTGATGGGCGTGGGTGAAACCTTTGCCGAAGCCTTTGGCAAAGCCCACCTGGGCGCCGGCAAGGCGGTACCGAAGGAAGGCCGTGCCCTGCTGTCGGTGCGTCACAGCGACAAGCAACGAGTGGTTGACCTGGCCGCCAGCCTGATTGAGGCCGGTTACCAGATTGACGCCACTCACGGCACCGCCGTGGTACTGGGTGAAGCCAACATCAACCCGCGTCTGGTGAACAAGGTACACGAAGGTCGTCCGCACATTCTTGATCGCATCAAGAACAACGAATACACCTATATCGTGAACACCGCCGAGGGCCGTCAGGCCATCGAGGACTCCCGTCAGCTGCGCCGTGGCGCCCTGGCGCAGAAGCTGTCGTACACCACGACCCTGAACGGTGCCTTTGCCACCGTGATGGCCATGGCTCACGACGCCACCGAGTCGGTGATTTCCGTGCAGGAAATGCACGCCCGAGTGGCCAACGGCAAGTAA
- a CDS encoding cold-shock protein, whose translation MATGTVKWFNESKGFGFITPADGGKDLFAHFSEIVGSGFKTLAEGQQVSYTPAEGAKGPQASQIQVIS comes from the coding sequence ATGGCTACTGGCACTGTAAAATGGTTCAACGAGTCCAAAGGTTTTGGTTTTATCACTCCCGCTGACGGCGGCAAGGATCTGTTTGCCCACTTCTCCGAAATCGTCGGCTCCGGCTTCAAAACCCTGGCCGAAGGTCAGCAGGTATCCTACACCCCGGCCGAGGGTGCCAAGGGTCCTCAGGCTTCCCAGATTCAGGTTATTTCTTAA
- the ansA gene encoding asparaginase, protein MHRKKIYIAYTGGTIGMQKSAKGYVPLAGFMTDSLADTPELHRPEMPAYHIHEYDPLIDSSDMTPADWQRIADDIRDHYDDYDGFVVLHGTDTMAFTASALSFMLEDLDKPVIVTGSQIPLVELRSDGRNNLLNALYIAAEYPIHEVGLFFNNRLYRGNRASKVHADGFHAFDSPNFPPLLNAGIHISLEAGRLSRASGKPLNVSPITPQPVGVVMLYPGISPEVIANLLRQPVKALLLLSYGVGNAPQNEAMLTLLAEASARGVVIVNLTQCRRGSVNMEGYATGKALADAGVLSGYDMTTEAALTKLHYLLSKNLPVDEVRELMGHSLRGELTLPAG, encoded by the coding sequence ATGCACCGAAAGAAAATCTATATCGCCTACACCGGCGGCACCATCGGCATGCAGAAATCCGCCAAGGGCTATGTGCCCCTGGCGGGCTTTATGACCGACAGCCTGGCCGACACCCCCGAGCTGCACCGGCCGGAAATGCCCGCCTATCATATTCACGAATATGATCCGCTGATCGACTCGTCCGACATGACCCCGGCCGACTGGCAGCGCATCGCCGACGACATTCGCGACCACTACGACGACTACGACGGCTTTGTGGTGCTGCACGGCACCGACACCATGGCCTTTACCGCCTCGGCGCTGTCGTTCATGCTGGAAGACTTGGACAAGCCGGTGATCGTCACCGGCTCCCAGATCCCGCTGGTGGAGCTGCGCTCCGACGGCCGTAACAACCTGCTCAATGCCCTCTATATTGCCGCCGAATACCCCATTCACGAGGTGGGTCTGTTTTTCAACAACCGGTTGTATCGAGGCAACCGGGCCAGCAAGGTGCACGCCGACGGCTTTCACGCCTTTGACTCCCCCAACTTCCCCCCCCTGCTCAACGCCGGCATTCATATCAGCCTGGAGGCCGGCCGGCTCAGCCGGGCCAGCGGTAAACCCCTGAACGTCAGCCCCATCACGCCCCAACCGGTGGGTGTGGTCATGCTGTATCCGGGCATCAGCCCGGAGGTGATCGCCAATCTGCTGCGCCAGCCGGTCAAGGCCCTGTTGCTGCTGTCTTACGGCGTGGGCAACGCGCCCCAGAATGAGGCCATGCTGACCCTGCTGGCCGAGGCCTCGGCCCGGGGCGTGGTGATCGTCAACCTCACCCAGTGCCGGCGCGGCTCGGTCAACATGGAAGGCTACGCCACCGGCAAGGCCCTGGCCGACGCCGGTGTGCTGTCGGGCTATGACATGACCACGGAAGCGGCCCTGACCAAACTGCACTACCTGCTGAGCAAGAATCTGCCGGTGGACGAGGTGCGGGAACTGATGGGCCACAGCCTGCGGGGCGAGCTGACGCTCCCCGCCGGCTGA
- the sppA gene encoding signal peptide peptidase SppA, whose translation MWSAIKWLFRTLGRVLSALRALFINLFFLLALVSLFILFFGEKEAPTLPASAALTLEINGPVLEQEDQPGPRRLFSKWLSGDDAPPPLTLEQIKDALAAARHDERIKVVVLRLQNMTESSLTRLDEVGAALEGFKTSGKPVYALGDYYTQGQYYLAAHADEIWLNPAGAVTIQGMGVYRLHYKSAFERFDITPHVFRVGTYKSFVEPYLRDDMSAESREDTLRWLNQLWQHYQDNVSTLRDIPADHISPGKELLLSRFRAVGGDPARYALEQGLVDRLASRHDMLRHVAKLAGWDHQANAYQSLSVPRYLAHRGPTDSTAPAVGLITASGAIMSGEPAPNTISDERLARLIDQARRDNDLNALVLRIDSPGGSAFAAEQIRAALLRFKQSGKPLVVSMGSTAASGGYWIAADADKIYAAPTTLTGSIGVFGLFLTFEDALAKLGLNTDGVGTTDFVGAGLTTGLPDHAQELIQLGVEHTYQQFVTLVAEGRKLNPAEVEAAAQGHVWTGTDAQGLGLVDELGYLDDALAGAAELAGLPEYRVKRVRLPRSPKELLMEQLMSSNLDAQALLQSALPEVLRPAGDQLGRELNALSRFNDIRGRYVLCVECQEF comes from the coding sequence ATGTGGTCTGCCATCAAATGGCTGTTTCGCACCCTTGGCCGAGTGCTGAGTGCGCTGCGTGCATTGTTTATCAACCTGTTTTTCCTGCTGGCCCTGGTTTCCCTGTTCATTCTGTTCTTTGGCGAAAAGGAAGCCCCCACCCTACCCGCCAGCGCCGCCCTGACCCTGGAAATTAACGGCCCGGTGCTGGAGCAGGAAGATCAACCCGGCCCTCGTCGCCTGTTCAGCAAGTGGTTGTCCGGCGACGACGCGCCACCGCCGCTGACCCTGGAGCAGATCAAGGACGCCCTGGCCGCCGCCCGCCACGATGAGCGCATCAAGGTGGTGGTGCTCAGGCTGCAGAACATGACCGAGTCCAGCCTCACTCGGCTGGACGAGGTCGGCGCGGCCCTGGAGGGCTTCAAGACTTCGGGCAAACCGGTGTATGCCCTGGGCGACTATTACACTCAGGGGCAGTATTACCTGGCCGCCCATGCCGACGAAATCTGGCTGAACCCGGCCGGTGCCGTCACCATTCAGGGCATGGGAGTGTACCGGCTGCATTACAAGTCGGCCTTTGAGCGCTTTGACATCACGCCCCACGTGTTCCGTGTGGGTACCTACAAATCCTTCGTGGAGCCCTACCTGCGTGACGACATGTCGGCGGAAAGCCGGGAAGATACCCTGCGCTGGCTGAACCAGCTGTGGCAGCACTATCAGGACAACGTCAGCACCTTGCGCGATATTCCCGCCGATCACATCAGCCCGGGCAAGGAGCTGCTGCTCAGCCGCTTTCGTGCCGTGGGCGGCGACCCGGCCCGCTATGCCCTGGAGCAGGGCCTGGTAGACCGGCTGGCCAGCCGCCATGACATGTTGCGCCATGTGGCCAAACTGGCGGGCTGGGATCATCAGGCCAACGCCTACCAAAGCCTGAGCGTGCCCCGTTACCTGGCCCACAGGGGCCCCACCGACAGCACCGCCCCGGCGGTGGGCCTGATCACCGCCAGCGGCGCCATCATGAGCGGCGAGCCGGCCCCCAACACCATCAGTGACGAACGCCTCGCCCGGCTGATTGACCAGGCCCGTCGTGACAACGATCTCAACGCCCTGGTGCTGCGCATTGACAGCCCCGGCGGCAGCGCCTTTGCCGCCGAGCAGATCCGTGCCGCCCTGCTGCGCTTCAAGCAAAGCGGCAAACCGCTAGTGGTGTCCATGGGCAGCACCGCCGCCTCCGGCGGCTACTGGATTGCCGCCGACGCCGACAAAATCTATGCCGCGCCCACCACCCTCACCGGCTCTATCGGCGTGTTCGGGCTGTTTCTCACCTTTGAGGATGCCCTGGCCAAGCTCGGCCTCAACACCGACGGCGTGGGCACCACCGACTTTGTCGGCGCCGGCCTGACCACCGGCCTGCCCGACCATGCCCAGGAACTGATCCAGCTGGGTGTGGAGCATACCTACCAGCAGTTTGTGACCCTGGTGGCCGAAGGCCGCAAACTCAACCCCGCGGAAGTGGAAGCCGCCGCTCAAGGGCATGTGTGGACCGGCACCGACGCTCAGGGGCTGGGGCTGGTGGACGAACTCGGTTACCTGGACGATGCCCTGGCCGGCGCCGCCGAGCTGGCCGGCCTGCCCGAATACCGGGTCAAACGGGTGCGTCTGCCCCGCTCACCCAAAGAGCTGCTGATGGAGCAGCTGATGAGTTCCAACCTCGACGCCCAGGCCCTGCTGCAGTCGGCCCTGCCCGAGGTATTGCGTCCGGCCGGTGACCAGCTGGGCCGGGAGCTGAATGCACTGTCCCGCTTTAACGACATTCGCGGCCGCTATGTGCTGTGTGTGGAATGCCAGGAGTTTTAA
- a CDS encoding NAD(P)H nitroreductase, which translates to MDALELLLNRHSNPRLVDPAPAGEQLDILLRAALRAPDHAALTPWEFIVFEGEQRRALGEVLAAAAQAQGESEDAINKARNAPLRAPMVITVVAKVKEHDKVPRLEQELSAGCALMAMQMAAQSQGFSGIWRTGWFAFDRGVHRDLGLEPQDQIVGFLYLGTPEVEVRKLPERDPAQFVRHFGRS; encoded by the coding sequence ATGGACGCACTGGAACTGTTACTGAACCGTCACTCCAATCCCCGTCTGGTGGATCCGGCCCCTGCCGGCGAGCAGCTGGACATCCTGCTCCGCGCCGCCCTGCGCGCCCCGGATCATGCCGCCCTCACACCCTGGGAATTTATCGTGTTTGAGGGCGAGCAGCGCCGGGCACTGGGTGAGGTGCTGGCCGCCGCCGCCCAGGCACAGGGTGAAAGTGAAGACGCCATCAACAAGGCCCGCAATGCGCCACTGCGCGCGCCCATGGTCATTACCGTGGTGGCCAAGGTAAAAGAACACGACAAGGTGCCGCGACTGGAGCAGGAGCTGTCTGCCGGCTGTGCCCTGATGGCCATGCAGATGGCGGCCCAGAGCCAGGGCTTTAGCGGTATCTGGCGCACCGGTTGGTTTGCCTTTGACCGGGGCGTGCACCGGGATCTGGGCCTTGAGCCGCAGGATCAGATCGTCGGCTTTCTCTATCTGGGCACGCCGGAAGTGGAAGTACGTAAGCTGCCCGAGCGGGATCCGGCCCAGTTTGTGCGTCACTTCGGCCGCTCCTAA